CTCCTTCAAGAGTCCAATATAGGGTACTCTTTTTTGGGGTCGAGGATGACACGCAAGAAAGCGTAAGCTAGCATATTTACTTGACTCCTAATAAGATTCCACTTATCTGACGCTTTGAGGATTTCACCGGCCCATCCAGGACTGTCTGCGAGAGTCGTCTCCAGGACAAACTCTTGACACCTAAGGAAGCATTTAAATGACTCCACTTCAGCTCAATGATACAAAaatcatgaaggaaaaaaaatcaaaagtagtAATTAGTACTGTATACTGCGCTTACATTTGACAGAGAATACACATTACTTAGCTTAATTGTATGCAAGTCACTTACCATAATTTTCCTACCGGGAAACGGAAGAGCGCAAAACACTATTTTAAGAGCTATATGAGGTACAAATCTCATATCATAGACGTGCCATCATCAGAACTCTTACCAAGTGTTATTATTTCTGACCTACTAGCTACAACAGTAAAAGACTGGAACAAACTACCCTACCTTATCACCACAATAATACAGGACTACAAAACATTCAAGTAAGAAGCAACCAACTACCTTAATACCTTAGACAACACCAACAAAAACATTTCCGCCATCAGAAACAGAAACCAATGTTGAATGTGCTTTTGTGTTTGTTTATGTTTCTCCGTGCAACGTTTCTAGGAATCACATAATTATTTTGGGACGTTCACGTCCCCCTTCCCTCATTAGTGTGGGGTTGGTCCCTTTCAGTTTATGTAATACGTCTATACCTTACTTTACATGACAAAAAAAGTTTGCCTTCGCAAAGACCATATTGACCTAAAACGCAGCGTCCCCACTTCATAGATATCAAAACATCATAAGATATCAAATTCAAgcaaaacaacagcaacaacaacacatAAACAACAAATTTTCAACTTTCAGATGAACTATGACTGTTGTAGCTAAGATATTTAAGTATATTAAAAACCCGAATTTAAATGTAGAGGAAGTTAGAACAAAAACTGTTATGACAATTCTGCATAACAAAAgttacacaaaataaattacTTCTGTCCTAAATCAGCTCCTTATTCCTTAACCACTAGCATTTATTCCCTTCAGTTCTTAGGAAGATCCACCAGCCCTTATTATTGCAAAGATCCAGACCCACTGCGTATCTCATTGTTCAATGTCTTTAGGTCTTTACCTCTGACCCTAACTTCTACTTTCAATGCACACCTTAAAACAAATTGAAAGTGGAGTGCCCAGCCACGGGTTTCAAGAAATCAATGAACCAAAAAAGAAATCGGCATGAAATCAAAATCCTCTTCTTTACAAATAGATAATTAAATATGATGATAGAATGTCTCTTGGAAATTAAAGATGACCCGTCGTCTATTCCAAGTACAAACAGGTTAACATCTGTCTAATTGTTTAGCTAAATGTCATGAACCCGACACCCGTAAGCTGAAATGTGCTAATTGCTGTTTGGAAATTCATTGGTTAAAAATCAGTCGCTCGTCTCTCAGCGACTAAGTGTAAGTTCAGCGTTAGTATCAGCTAGCTTCCGCACGACATGATTGGCGTAGTGTTGCCAATGTTTTGTAGCCAAGGTGTGAGTAATTTTTACCTGAAGCATACCAAGCTGTTCATTGTGTTGGAGTAAATCCAAATACATCTTAATGAAATGTTCAATGTCTGAATGATTGTTATAAGAACCATACTGTATGCCAAAGTGATAATTTCAAATTAAGCCAGCAGATAACACAGTGGACATGGTGAAGACATACTCTTTAAATGTAAAAAGAGTGAAAAGAGATCATGTCGCTCTAAAATGAATGCCAACATTGATAGCTTACAGTGATAGCTCTAGGAGGAAAATGACATGATTATTCAATCTGAAAAGAAAGAGCTATCCATTCCGGAAGAAGTGATATTCACTCTTGAAAGAGTGATATTCACTCTTGAAAGAGTGatattttcctatacataatcgCAAAATGAGTGCATAAAATGAGTGGGACAAGCACGACATGCGATATCTGGTCGGGGGAAGGTGAAGTTGACTGTACACTCTCAAAAATGCATTAACCACTGTAAATTTTATGTTCcttttaacttttaaaacaaCTTAACCTAAAAAAATCCCATAAATCGGTCAAAATATACCCATGTAAATAGAGCCTAATACTACACATTAAGTTAAAGAGGTATAGCTCGATTTCATTGCACGCTCGCTGTTGTATCATAATATGTATACTCGTACTACAACCCACACACCTGACCCAAATTGGATCacttatataaaatatatatctatTCTAAATATGCGTGGGTAATTACAACCAAACGCTGATCAAATTAAATACCTACGTTTTCACTAATATTTAACAAAATAGGTTAAGAAATGCTTTTGTATCCATTTCCTTTTTTCctgtttgtttttatctttattttgttttatttgttttcctttattttgttttcctttgtttgttttgttatagCTTGTCTTGATGTTTGTTGGTAACatgcaaaattgaaaattagGCTGAGGTTTTAGACCACCCTTTTTCAAACCAATTTCAACCCCATTTGTGATTGTGGTAAAACGTATGCATTACTCTGAGCGAAAGTAACGttcttataatgaaagacagagataaaaagactagttcgcgtctgacgtcagggcaaaggcgcgccgtgattggttgccgacctgcgcagtacggcatttttttGCCTAGttagaatttcagacgcgaactagtgtctttatctctgtctttcattatggtgttatctggaggtcaactcttaccaGGAGTTTCAAACTTCGAATTTTTGCTGCAACAGTTGAGTCAgtgctgctttatggatgcgaagcatggaccatcacccctaaacttgcaaagggtctggatggctgttacacccgcatgctaggaactgttctgaatgtgcattggaaggaACATATGGTTATAAGCAAGATTAGACCTACCAATTGCGTTGTGTACCCACCACTGATCCTTTAATTGGTAGAATTCAgtaaactattattaacatcaatctaattctttctttttatgaataagaTTAAGATATTAAGTTATATATTTCAgccacaaaaacaaaaataaagttctTAATTAACTGCTTATttagcacttaatttcttaacgaggcactcatattggcctgtaatgcgtaacaaccgagctcatgtagcatcacttatttttaattttctaagagaatttgaagataattcctaacaaataggGTATCATAGAAAAGCTAATACTCGCAGCAATATCCCTGAGGCAAAgattaagttgtgtaaggatctattttttgtgaatgaagtttttgatgttgagtaatgttatgtaatggtttCCTAAGAAAGTGAATGAAAGTTTATTAAACTCATCCCTGGatgtgaaaagtgtaaaaaattcggCCAAAACTCTATCGTATGAAATGACCAAATGATatagttcaaaataaacatctttaggaTGACAAAAAATTGCACCAGGAGCTCAGAGGAGATGATTTCCATGATCAGTCCAGTAATCAAGATTGACTTTAACAGTGATTACAAGCTTTGTTTCTGCTTAAATTAACCCTGTAGTAGCAGTATTTTTCTACTGTTGTTCTTAAAACTTTTACATACGAATGAACATGTGATTGGCAGTAAGTACTGAAAAAACAAAGTAGATAGCTCTTTCCAATatgttttgacaccatttttacaaagatcagtccattttccaagatgcttgttcagagatatttaacaatggaccaatagacaatagtcaaatgcagacctatatggAAATCTTCCCAAATTAAGCCACGCGATCAGGGAAAGAAGAgcccggtttgctggccactgttccagaagtgatgagcccgcatcaaaaatggttcattggacacccaagcatgggaggcggaaacctggaagacctgctctgacctacattgacattctggaagatgacactgaactggaggcagcagacttcaagacagcaatggaggacaggaagttgtggaaagccatcatagttcgaggacaccactcgaattaagcaagtaagcaagcactttttaccccataatttccctcattcttcacgCCCTGCCTTCTATCGggtgctattgtttttggagcaacatttttctttgtaagcctgcggcgcaaccttgaacaatattgtttgaGCAATATTGACTTTGAGCTAACGCCCGTAGCCACCCCAGCCaaccccatacctcatttcgatTTTTAACATAACAATATCCTGCTTTTATATTCTACAGTAtcgcatattacctcaaatatttattcactacAATGAAAATACGTATTCTGTAATACAGGATATTTATCCAATCACGGTGTTCACCGTGTGGATATGGTACGTATCCATACGGTGTGTTCCGTGTAGATATGGGTGTATGGGGTGTGAATTTTAGGGTGTCTTAGATAAGCATATTGCTGAATTggctttaaaataaattattagatGTGAATTAATCAAATGCGGTATCTTGGTGTAGGTTATTCATCAAATAGCTTAAAACATGATTGTAGAAATTAATCTAACACTGGAACTAAAAGGTTGCATCGGACTTCATCAGACACCTGATGATGGTGTGACGCAAATCCAGAAGAACCAGTCATCTTTGTTAAGAAGGAAAGGTGATTCAAAAGCTGAGTTAGGGAATCCATATGGATAGAGTGGAGGAGCCCGTCATTAAGAAAAAAAAGGGACTCCGCTTCCAACGGTCACACGCATGGGACCCAGTATTACAAGATATTCCTCGCCGTCTGGCACGACGTCACACCGCTATCAATCAGGGGCCTGATGAAGTCCAGTGGTAttggacgcaacgtagcaaagtgagttacaAAATGTTGGTTCCAGTTTtagattaatttaaaaaaatcaatccaATATGGTGATATTTTAAGCAAAAAAGTTTGTATCTGGTCACTGGTACGCATTCATAAAATCACGctgaaaaaaattgatatttttcctcgttttttgtttttgtttagttatccagcaaaatcatcaaaaagtcaaAAAAGAATTGAAAAATCATTCAGGAAAAAAATGCATATCGCAGTGCATTTTCAACCTCACGTGAGACCAGAGACAAACCCTCCTTTCTTTTTGTCTTATCGATCCTCGTCAAATCTACGATCGACTGGTACAGGTTTACGTAGTTTCATCTTCAACTGATTCCAGAACAACTGTTGTCCAACCAGATCGTCAGGCCACTTCAACACTTCCTTGTAACATAATAACTGACGAAGCAACAATGTCTTTTTACAATCAGGAATCTCCCCAATCTGTACAAGAATGAGTACATCAACATTGTCTGTTACCATTCGCATTcgtgcaaaatgtagctgataatGACACCAACCGTCATCCATGAAATTCTCGGATAAAACTGCGATAGTTTTGCGACTTTGCTTGATGCCATGACATATGGCATTCAGAATATAATGCCCTGCTGGAATGTCGCCTCTTTCTTTAAGACAAAGCCGGAACCGTTCTGGTCCATCTTCAATGTTTGCAATGAGTTGATCATTTACCCATGCTTCATTATCTTTGTGGTAGGCAACATAAGCGTGATATCGACGTCGCATGATTGGTGCTTCATATGGGGCATCAACATCCTCATCATCGTCGCTATTGATATcagcatcgtcatcattatcTATATATTGCTGATATCTTCTCTGACAACACAAAGTCCAGCATTTGTAATGTAGGCGCCAACGACATTTATAGACAACAGAAACTATTACACCAATAAGAAGTAAACCTGCCACGCTTGGGGCAATGTATTGTTCAAGATGCAGACTGCAGTCTAAACTAAATTCGGTAATACCATGATTCTCTCTGATTGCAGGAGACTTACACATATATGTAGGCTGTGGACCGATGTATGTTTTTGTATCTGTCATTATCCAATGTTGCAGGTGTTGTATATCACAGTTACAAGAAAATGGTATATCTCCAAATTCAATACGCAGCAAATTGTATGGGTTCTGAATCAGAAAGGCAGGCAGCGTAGTTATTGCATTACCATATACAATGAGTGTTTGTAGACCATAGAGCCCTTTCAAGGGATTCAAATTTGCAAGTTTGTTTCCAGCCAAATTAAGGTAGATGAGATTTATCATATGGTGAAATTGATTCTCTGGCAAGCTTTCTATTGCATTATGACTGAGATCCATGTATTTGAGGTTTACGAGTGAAGAAAAGTCATTTCTATTaatatcttcaatattattgTTACTCATATTAATATGTTCTAGATAATGACTCTCAAGAAGAAATTGATCAAATGATGACAACAAGCAGTTTGTTAATGTCAGCTTTTCTAGACGAGGAAAGTTGACATTTGCTATCTCTAAATCAAATACCCCTCCGTCGGAGTCAGATAGGACAAGTGACTTGAGATGTGAGCAGTTATCCCATACAAATGAATGGTGAATGTTAAATCGAAGTTTACTAAAGGTTATTTTCTCAAGTGCAAGAAATGAACTACATAATGAAATTCCATGTGTCCATATTTCAGTGAATGTTTCACCTGCTGAAATACTGATAGATTTCAGGGCCACATTGGTGGTATTATTGACAATTTCAATGTAACGTACGGCTGCTGGTCTTATATCATTCAAATACACATGAATCAGCTCTCCAAATGATCCAAGGTCTATCGAataaatgggattacctgcgATATCCAGGGATTTCAATCTGAAACCTATATGATCAAAACCAATGCGCTGTATGTCATTCTTGCTCAAATCCAAGTGTTCTAGGGAGTCTGCAAGCACTCCAATGGCTTCATAAGGAAATTCAGTTAGACCACTATAACGAAGGTCCAATGACTTGAGATGTGATAAGCCTCGAAAGGCATATTTCGATAGTATAATCGGGACACTTAGGGCCCCTGTTTTCCTCAAATGTTGTAGGTATGGAAACATATTAAATGCATCATCTTTAAATATTATTTGATGATGACGAGGAGATGTAGCCGATGGGAAACTTGCAATAATTAAATATGACACAGATGATTGCAATGACTCGGTCATCACTGCTTGAAATTCGGCATCAACACTTACAAATAGAAGCATAGTAGATAGTGAAGCTGGTAACTTTGTGATTAATTCTGACCATTTGGTTTCATtccaatatacatatcttttgatGCCACATACCATTTAAGACTAGTTACATTCCGAATAGAACAAGTTATATAGTTAAAGTGATTCATAGACATTTCTAGTGATGATAGCATTTGGAGACCTTCTATTGCTTTACATGGAGTAGAGGGTAATCTGTTCCAAGACAAATTTAAATAGATTAGATGAGTAAGATTCACAAACAATGTCTCTGGTAAACTTGATATGAAATTGGTGGATAGATTCAAGTATTCCAGACTGATGAGATCTACAAATAATGTCTCTGGTAAACTGAATATGTAATTGTAGGATAGATCCAAGTGAGTCAGATTAGTCAAACCATGGAAAATAGAAGCAGGCAATGACCGTATTTCATTTTTCGACAAGGTAAGTTCTTGCAACTCATGTAACCCATTAAATGCTGATGATGGTAGACTGGTCAAGCCACTTGAAGTCAAATCTAACTTCTTCAATGATGCAGTTGAGCGAAATGGACTTCCATGCAAGTAAAGACGGGTTTGATGGATTAGATCTAGAACTTCTAACTTTTCAAGTCCAGCAAATGTATCATTACTGATATTGTATATGTTGTTGTAGCTCAAATCTAATTTCAAAAGTGAAGTGAGAGGGATGAAACTCTTCTCACAGACATTTTGAAGTTGATTATGACTCAAGTCTAAACTTTGAAGTGAGGTGAGTAAGATGAAACTCTTCTCATCGACAGTTTCAAGTTGATTATAACTCAAATCTAAACTCTTGACATTGCGATCATCCAGAGGTGGAATACTTGTAAGTTGCCTATTGCTACAGTCTAACTCAGTGTTGTTGTATACTTTACACGGTAAGCCATTTGGGTAGATGAAGTTAATGGATGATGATGCCACAGCGAATGCAAAAACTACAAGTATCAAGATCAGAGATAATGTCATGATGAACTATTTATTGTCGGCAAATTATGAAGTAAAAAATTCTAGTTCGTCCTGACTTGTCTCGCTACACAGCTTCTTTCAACTGAAACGACCAGTAGATATGCGATGTTGGAGATTAAACcaagaaataaaagaaagtgTGCAAATTCAAATGAATCGACCAGTGTTATAATAGGTACCCGGTGGCGGCTTACCCAACAAACAAACGGAAGCACAGGAAATTCAAAGTGATCAAATTATATAGGTATTGGGTTATTACCTTGGCAATATACTTTCACATTGTATAGGTTACTGTTTCCTTAAGTCGGTAAAAAGGCTGCCTAgtgacaaattgggctattccagttgaactccatacaccacctatggaagaacATAAACTTGATCATTCCATTCAGAtaataccatttgaaattcacaccgcTTTTGTGAAAGATTTAAgctatatcttccatagggggtgtattatggattttaactggaaaagACCACAGTGATATAAATTTCTAAGCAATACTAACACATGACGAAGTAGTATGATGTGTGTCGACTTTGTTTAGCAAACAAAATCATATTCTGTACTGCAGATAACTGTCTGTCAAGTATCCTCTTACATTTGGCATAATGTGATCTTTTAAATCTAGACCAGAAGGGAGGTTCCCTGACTCCACCTTtcgaggtgacgcgtatgtagggctgttaagaccccccttttcagcatcgctgtcaccaaaagaccccatatttttttatgaacacatgctctgtcacccgaagaccccttatttttccatttgatctgtcacccaaagacccttacaa
This DNA window, taken from Amphiura filiformis chromosome 16, Afil_fr2py, whole genome shotgun sequence, encodes the following:
- the LOC140136100 gene encoding toll-like receptor 4 — its product is MSNNNIEDINRNDFSSLVNLKYMDLSHNAIESLPENQFHHMINLIYLNLAGNKLANLNPLKGLYGLQTLIVYGNAITTLPAFLIQNPYNLLRIEFGDIPFSCNCDIQHLQHWIMTDTKTYIGPQPTYMCKSPAIRENHGITEFSLDCSLHLEQYIAPSVAGLLLIGVIVSVVYKCRWRLHYKCWTLCCQRRYQQYIDNDDDADINSDDDEDVDAPYEAPIMRRRYHAYVAYHKDNEAWVNDQLIANIEDGPERFRLCLKERGDIPAGHYILNAICHGIKQSRKTIAVLSENFMDDGWCHYQLHFARMRMVTDNVDVLILVQIGEIPDCKKTLLLRQLLCYKEVLKWPDDLVGQQLFWNQLKMKLRKPVPVDRRFDEDR